One window of Dehalobacterium formicoaceticum genomic DNA carries:
- the eam gene encoding glutamate 2,3-aminomutase produces MLIKNENQREFSVEEKREISLERATELKHKMDDYLEKKPLIKTGFEMSETLTGNKEKILAYFNATEEDWNNWHWQMSHRINDVHVLAQIMGIDEERLAGIEQVGQLYRWAISPYYVSLIRPFSLEDPIMRQSVPSIEELDELGYDDPMAEEFTSPAPCITRRYSDRLIINVTNQCGMYCRHCQRRRNIGEVDKNQTKENLQAALDYIRENPEIRDVLITGGDALLLSDSQLDWLLSELDQISHVEIKRIGTRTPVTLPQRITPELCAVLKKHPPIYINTQFNHPREITPESKKACDLLVEAGVILGNQAVLLKGVNNDPHVMKKMNQELLKIRVRPYYIFHAKAVKGTKHFITTVDEGMEILKKLRGFTSGLAVPTYIINSPYGYGKVPLLPTYVQKYNGYRVRLRNWENREMEFSLLPEAE; encoded by the coding sequence GTGTTAATCAAAAATGAAAACCAGCGCGAGTTTAGTGTTGAAGAAAAAAGGGAAATCTCATTGGAACGTGCCACTGAACTTAAGCATAAGATGGACGATTATCTTGAAAAAAAACCTCTGATTAAGACTGGATTCGAAATGTCTGAAACTTTAACCGGCAATAAAGAAAAAATTCTGGCCTATTTCAACGCCACCGAGGAAGATTGGAACAACTGGCATTGGCAAATGTCCCATCGTATTAATGATGTTCATGTCCTGGCACAAATTATGGGAATTGATGAAGAGCGGCTCGCTGGGATCGAACAAGTTGGACAGCTTTATCGCTGGGCGATTTCGCCCTATTATGTCTCCCTGATCAGACCGTTTTCCCTGGAGGACCCCATTATGCGCCAGTCGGTGCCCTCTATTGAGGAATTAGATGAACTAGGCTATGACGATCCGATGGCAGAGGAGTTCACCTCTCCGGCCCCTTGCATTACCCGGCGTTATTCGGACCGTTTGATCATTAATGTGACCAATCAGTGCGGCATGTATTGCCGCCATTGCCAAAGACGCCGCAACATTGGTGAGGTGGATAAAAACCAGACCAAAGAAAACTTGCAGGCAGCCTTAGATTATATCAGGGAAAATCCTGAAATCCGTGATGTATTAATTACTGGCGGAGATGCTCTGCTCTTAAGTGACAGTCAATTGGATTGGCTCCTTTCTGAGCTGGATCAAATAAGTCATGTGGAGATTAAACGCATCGGTACCCGCACTCCAGTGACACTGCCTCAGCGCATTACACCGGAACTGTGCGCCGTGCTTAAGAAACATCCTCCCATTTATATCAATACCCAGTTCAACCATCCCAGGGAGATCACTCCGGAAAGCAAGAAAGCATGTGATCTGCTGGTGGAAGCCGGTGTGATTTTGGGTAACCAGGCAGTTCTTCTGAAAGGGGTTAACAATGATCCGCATGTTATGAAAAAAATGAATCAGGAACTGTTAAAAATCAGGGTGCGTCCCTATTATATCTTTCATGCCAAAGCCGTGAAAGGCACCAAGCATTTTATCACAACGGTAGATGAAGGCATGGAAATCCTCAAAAAATTACGGGGATTCACTTCCGGTCTGGCTGTGCCAACTTATATTATTAACAGTCCTTATGGCTACGGAAAGGTACCCCTCTTACCCACCTATGTCCAAAAATACAACGGATACCGAGTTCGTCTGCGCAATTGGGAAAACCGGGAGATGGAATTTTCCCTTCTGCCCGAAGCGGAATAA